One Campylobacter concisus DNA window includes the following coding sequences:
- a CDS encoding nucleotide sugar dehydrogenase, which translates to MKIAVVGLGYVGLPLAAAFSEKYEVVGFDVNTKRIEELKSGYDRTLELSSEQMKKAIDNGMKFSLDLDDIRSCNFFIVTVPTPIDKNKRPDLTPVVKATESVAKVLKKGDIVVYESTVYPGVTEEICVPLLEKSGLKFNKDFFCGYSPERINPGDKEHTVTKIKKITSGSTPEIADKVDEIYRSIITAGTHKASSIKVAEAAKVIENTQRDINIAFINELAMLFEKLHINTIDVLEAAGTKWNFLNFRPGLVGGHCIGVDPYYLTHKAQEVGYNPEMILAGRRINDDMGRYAADQVIKLMIRKGVLINKARVLVLGMTFKENCPDIRNSRVIDVVDELKDFGCKVDVTDPWADSAEVKHEYGFDLVKEYNLDDYDCIVIAVAHNEFKKLNLKGHLVYDIKNIYPEADARL; encoded by the coding sequence ATGAAAATAGCAGTAGTAGGACTTGGATATGTGGGGCTTCCACTTGCAGCAGCTTTTAGCGAAAAGTACGAAGTAGTAGGCTTTGACGTAAACACAAAGCGTATAGAGGAGCTTAAAAGTGGGTATGATAGAACGCTTGAGCTTAGCAGCGAGCAGATGAAAAAAGCGATCGATAATGGCATGAAATTTAGCCTAGATTTAGATGATATTAGAAGTTGCAACTTCTTCATCGTGACCGTTCCAACTCCGATAGATAAGAACAAGCGCCCTGATCTAACTCCAGTCGTAAAAGCGACTGAGAGTGTGGCAAAAGTGCTTAAAAAGGGCGATATCGTGGTCTATGAAAGCACTGTTTATCCAGGCGTTACAGAAGAAATTTGCGTGCCACTTCTTGAAAAAAGTGGGCTTAAATTTAACAAAGACTTCTTCTGCGGCTACTCTCCAGAGCGCATAAACCCAGGCGATAAAGAGCACACCGTAACTAAAATCAAAAAAATCACAAGCGGCTCAACTCCAGAGATCGCTGATAAGGTCGATGAAATTTACCGCTCGATCATCACAGCAGGCACTCACAAAGCTTCAAGCATCAAAGTAGCAGAGGCTGCAAAGGTCATCGAAAATACCCAGCGCGACATCAACATCGCCTTTATAAACGAGCTTGCGATGCTATTTGAAAAGCTTCACATCAACACCATAGACGTGCTTGAGGCTGCTGGTACTAAGTGGAATTTCTTAAATTTCCGCCCAGGTCTAGTCGGCGGTCACTGCATCGGCGTAGATCCATACTACCTAACTCACAAAGCTCAAGAGGTAGGCTACAACCCTGAAATGATCCTAGCAGGTCGCCGCATCAACGATGATATGGGCAGATACGCAGCCGATCAAGTGATAAAACTAATGATAAGAAAAGGCGTGCTTATCAACAAAGCGCGCGTGCTTGTTCTTGGCATGACATTTAAAGAAAACTGCCCAGATATAAGAAACTCTCGCGTTATAGACGTGGTTGATGAGCTAAAAGACTTTGGTTGCAAGGTCGATGTGACTGATCCTTGGGCTGATAGCGCTGAGGTAAAACATGAGTACGGCTTTGATCTAGTAAAAGAGTATAACCTAGACGACTACGACTGCATCGTGATCGCCGTAGCTCACAATGAATTTAAAAAGCTCAACCTAAAAGGCCACTTGGTTTATGATATAAAAAATATCTACCCAGAGGCTGACGCTAGGCTGTAG
- the galE gene encoding UDP-glucose 4-epimerase GalE has product MKILVTGGAGYIGSHVVKALLKQGKDEITIIDNLCKGSQKALEALQKIGNFKFINANLEDDLSQIFASGKFDAIIHFAAFIEVFESMSEPLKYYLNNTANVARVLRYAKTYNVNQFIFSSTAAVYGEPDVAEVSETTATNPINPYGRSKLMSEQIIKDYAASNENFKFAILRYFNVAGADEEGLIGQNYPNATHLIKVAVQTALGKRDSMGIFGDDYATKDGTCVRDYIHVSDLADAHISALEYIGQNGSETFNVGYGRGFSVKEVIETAKKVSGVNFKVLNAPRRDGDPAILISNASKLRSLTSWKPKRDDLALIIKTALEWEKRI; this is encoded by the coding sequence ATGAAAATTTTAGTAACAGGTGGAGCTGGATATATCGGCAGCCACGTAGTAAAAGCACTTTTAAAGCAAGGTAAAGATGAGATAACTATCATCGACAATCTCTGCAAAGGCTCACAAAAAGCACTTGAGGCACTCCAAAAGATAGGAAATTTCAAATTTATAAACGCAAATTTAGAGGATGATTTGAGCCAAATTTTTGCAAGTGGTAAATTTGATGCGATCATCCATTTTGCAGCGTTTATAGAGGTCTTTGAGAGTATGAGCGAGCCGCTAAAATACTATCTAAACAACACCGCAAATGTCGCAAGGGTGCTAAGATATGCAAAAACTTATAACGTAAATCAATTTATATTTAGCTCAACTGCTGCAGTTTATGGCGAGCCAGACGTGGCGGAGGTGAGCGAAACGACAGCTACAAATCCGATAAATCCATACGGCAGAAGCAAGCTAATGAGCGAGCAGATCATCAAAGACTATGCTGCGTCAAATGAAAATTTCAAATTTGCGATTTTGCGCTATTTTAACGTCGCAGGCGCAGACGAAGAGGGACTTATCGGTCAAAACTATCCAAATGCCACGCACCTTATCAAAGTAGCCGTGCAAACAGCCCTTGGCAAGCGCGATAGCATGGGTATCTTTGGTGATGACTACGCAACAAAAGATGGCACATGCGTTAGAGACTACATCCATGTTAGCGACCTAGCAGACGCTCACATCAGCGCGCTAGAGTATATCGGTCAAAATGGTAGCGAAACTTTTAATGTGGGATATGGCAGGGGATTTAGCGTAAAAGAGGTCATCGAGACCGCAAAAAAAGTAAGTGGAGTAAATTTTAAAGTGCTAAATGCGCCAAGAAGGGACGGCGACCCAGCTATCCTTATCTCAAACGCAAGCAAACTTCGCTCGCTAACAAGCTGGAAGCCAAAAAGAGACGATCTAGCGCTCATCATAAAAACCGCCCTTGAGTGGGAAAAGAGAATTTAA
- a CDS encoding STT3 domain-containing protein has translation MHKVSVNCKILLIFLVAYLFGFAARMLWVLWAKDMPEFYFNGEFMLTTNDAYYYAEGARDMLAGFHQQNDFSPFNHPISTIVFYICKIFPFKIESTMFYMSAFLAPLISLPVILISNEFKALKAGAVAAFMSAILPGYLVRTSLGYFDSDMLNVTFALFIIYLLIRLLNTNEQKFIVLPGLFVSLYLWWYQSSYALILNIIFIFFLYTLAFMRSRTENYQVIFFMFISIVSFNIFSKDPLIANKILILNLVVITLFYAIFCKYKKLLSPRNLSIFLAIMLAVFIYFGGFDFIISKIGSYVLKSSAEVASKFYFISEYTLIDEVKSASPLYFVYFMAGNILILLAAAIGYLVLCFKFRPFLLSLPLLGLGALSLFGGVRFAMYITPLIALGFGYFLHFFLNLFDLRNSLKNLSFFIFAAAALAPNLDIAYSYRPHTLITHEEATALDQLKKVAKRDDYVFSWWDYGYAIRYFADVKTLNDPGRQGGENNYFVSLALRKDETISAKLARVVSEYNDISFEKKSRVLEEILKDHNTSDLNLFLSQLESANFTLPMAKKEVFYYLVPDMIDIAPNVFRYSYIDVMSGEKPKEEFFYYISPINSVSEAGIDLGNGYILPLKEPKFITQNGEKVSVKSFYKIKGSGKELRVDEKLIDKKAKISVLFLEDYARVVLVDENALNSALVQLFIFERADEQYFEPFIISSGVKIYRLKV, from the coding sequence GTGCACAAAGTAAGCGTAAATTGTAAAATTTTACTTATCTTTCTAGTTGCTTATCTGTTTGGATTTGCAGCTAGGATGCTTTGGGTATTGTGGGCAAAGGATATGCCAGAGTTTTACTTTAATGGCGAATTTATGCTTACGACAAATGACGCATATTATTACGCAGAGGGCGCTAGAGATATGCTGGCTGGCTTTCACCAGCAAAATGACTTTAGTCCCTTTAATCACCCAATCTCAACAATAGTTTTTTATATTTGTAAAATTTTTCCTTTCAAGATCGAAAGTACGATGTTTTATATGAGTGCGTTTTTAGCACCACTTATCTCGCTTCCAGTTATCTTGATATCAAATGAGTTTAAAGCTCTAAAAGCTGGGGCTGTGGCGGCATTTATGAGCGCGATATTGCCAGGCTATCTTGTAAGAACGTCGCTTGGTTACTTTGATAGCGATATGCTAAATGTCACGTTTGCGCTTTTTATCATCTATCTTTTGATCAGGCTTTTAAACACAAATGAACAAAAATTTATCGTTTTACCAGGGCTTTTTGTATCGCTTTATCTTTGGTGGTATCAAAGCTCTTATGCTCTTATTTTAAACATTATCTTTATCTTTTTTCTCTACACGCTTGCTTTTATGCGAAGCAGGACAGAAAACTACCAAGTGATATTTTTTATGTTTATAAGCATCGTTAGCTTTAATATTTTTTCAAAAGATCCACTCATTGCAAATAAAATTTTGATTTTAAATTTAGTGGTCATTACTTTATTTTACGCCATTTTTTGCAAATATAAAAAACTGCTTTCGCCTAGAAATTTGAGCATTTTTCTAGCTATTATGCTAGCTGTTTTTATCTATTTTGGTGGTTTTGATTTTATCATCTCAAAGATTGGCAGTTACGTTTTAAAAAGCAGCGCAGAGGTTGCAAGTAAATTTTACTTTATAAGTGAATACACGCTAATTGATGAGGTAAAAAGCGCTAGCCCATTATATTTTGTCTATTTCATGGCTGGAAATATCCTTATATTGCTGGCTGCAGCGATTGGTTATTTAGTGCTTTGTTTTAAATTTCGCCCATTTTTACTTAGCTTGCCACTACTTGGACTTGGCGCTTTATCGCTATTTGGCGGAGTTAGATTTGCTATGTATATAACGCCACTTATTGCACTTGGTTTTGGGTATTTCTTGCACTTTTTTTTAAATTTATTTGATCTTAGAAATTCTCTTAAGAATTTATCCTTTTTTATCTTTGCGGCTGCTGCGCTTGCTCCAAATTTAGATATCGCCTACTCTTATAGACCTCATACTTTGATCACGCATGAAGAGGCAACAGCGCTTGATCAGTTAAAAAAGGTAGCCAAGCGCGATGACTACGTGTTTTCGTGGTGGGATTATGGATATGCGATAAGATACTTTGCCGATGTTAAGACGTTAAATGATCCTGGTAGGCAAGGCGGCGAGAATAACTACTTTGTTAGCCTTGCCTTAAGAAAAGATGAGACAATCTCAGCTAAGCTAGCCAGAGTAGTGAGCGAGTACAACGACATCTCGTTTGAGAAAAAAAGTAGAGTGCTAGAAGAAATTTTAAAAGATCACAATACAAGCGATCTAAACCTCTTTTTAAGCCAGCTTGAAAGCGCAAATTTCACTTTGCCAATGGCAAAAAAAGAGGTTTTTTACTATCTTGTGCCAGATATGATAGATATCGCCCCAAATGTCTTTAGATATAGCTACATCGACGTTATGAGTGGCGAGAAGCCAAAAGAAGAGTTTTTTTACTACATTAGCCCTATAAATAGCGTTAGCGAGGCTGGCATAGACCTTGGAAATGGCTATATCTTGCCACTAAAAGAGCCAAAATTTATCACACAAAACGGCGAAAAAGTGTCGGTAAAGTCCTTTTATAAGATAAAAGGCTCTGGTAAAGAACTACGTGTAGATGAGAAGCTAATTGACAAAAAGGCGAAAATTTCTGTTTTATTTTTAGAGGACTATGCGCGCGTGGTTTTAGTTGATGAAAATGCCCTAAATTCAGCTCTTGTGCAGCTTTTTATATTTGAGCGAGCCGATGAGCAATACTTTGAGCCATTTATTATCTCAAGTGGCGTAAAAATTTACAGGTTAAAAGTCTAA
- a CDS encoding MATE family efflux transporter, producing the protein MLINLISSIVVFVVSMGINFFLTPFILKSLGNEAFGFVGLSNAIVSYAAVVSVAINSVSGRFVAHAWHKKDLSLANTYYSSVLVVNIFFCAVVVVLSSVFILNLQSFLNVPENLLFDVRMTLVFYFINFCVGLFNGVLTVCAFVTNKLYLLSIRNAISSAILAALIVALFYFFKPFISYIAISALVASLFVFFSTIFMSARITPELKFSLSKFDFSKIKELLSSGIWNSFNALNRILLTGMDLFICNIFVSANATGLLSVAKAAPIILESFVAQLSGIFAPKFVELYSKNLITDLIKEAKFSMKVIAFVMSSPAAFFVVFGLDFYTLWLPFKSADEVKFIYNVSMITLVPIVFISFVFSLFNLDSATNKLRRPAIANTILGVSTIIAQIALLKFSDYGVYGIVVVAAVFYSIRILGFDLINAALNLEVKLTTFYGVYFKNLAVFALCVLAMFACKDFVSLNNWLKFAIFAAIYAGAAYVLGYFLFFNAYERGIVWRKILKKFKRF; encoded by the coding sequence ATGCTAATCAATCTAATAAGCTCGATCGTCGTTTTTGTCGTATCAATGGGCATAAATTTCTTTCTTACGCCATTTATCCTAAAAAGCCTTGGCAACGAGGCATTTGGCTTTGTAGGCCTTAGCAACGCCATCGTTAGCTATGCCGCAGTCGTAAGTGTAGCCATAAACTCAGTGAGCGGCCGCTTTGTCGCTCATGCGTGGCATAAAAAAGACCTAAGCCTTGCAAACACCTACTACTCATCAGTGCTTGTTGTAAATATCTTCTTTTGCGCCGTTGTCGTGGTGCTTAGCTCTGTTTTCATACTAAATTTGCAAAGCTTTTTAAATGTCCCTGAAAATTTACTCTTTGACGTGAGAATGACCCTTGTTTTTTACTTTATAAATTTCTGCGTTGGGCTATTTAACGGCGTTTTAACGGTTTGTGCCTTTGTGACAAACAAGCTCTATCTACTCTCCATCAGAAACGCCATCTCAAGCGCGATCCTAGCAGCCCTTATCGTCGCACTTTTTTATTTTTTTAAGCCATTTATTTCTTACATCGCTATCTCAGCGCTAGTTGCTAGCCTTTTTGTCTTTTTTAGCACCATTTTTATGTCGGCTCGCATCACACCAGAGCTAAAATTTAGCCTTAGTAAATTTGACTTTTCTAAGATCAAAGAGCTTTTAAGCTCTGGCATTTGGAATAGTTTTAATGCGCTAAATCGCATACTTTTAACAGGCATGGATCTTTTTATCTGCAACATTTTTGTAAGTGCAAACGCCACTGGCCTTCTTTCAGTCGCCAAGGCCGCCCCTATCATACTGGAGAGCTTTGTAGCGCAGCTTAGCGGTATCTTTGCGCCAAAATTTGTCGAGCTTTACTCTAAAAATTTGATCACTGACCTCATAAAAGAGGCCAAATTTTCAATGAAGGTGATCGCCTTTGTGATGAGCTCTCCAGCCGCATTTTTCGTCGTTTTTGGGCTTGATTTTTACACGCTTTGGCTACCTTTTAAAAGCGCAGATGAGGTCAAATTTATCTACAATGTCTCGATGATCACGCTTGTGCCGATCGTCTTTATAAGCTTTGTTTTTTCGCTTTTTAACCTTGATAGCGCGACAAACAAGCTTCGCCGACCAGCCATTGCCAACACTATCCTTGGCGTTAGCACGATCATAGCGCAGATCGCACTGCTTAAATTTAGTGACTACGGAGTTTATGGCATCGTCGTCGTCGCAGCCGTTTTTTATAGCATAAGAATTCTTGGCTTTGACCTCATAAATGCCGCTTTAAATTTAGAGGTGAAACTCACCACGTTTTACGGGGTTTATTTTAAAAATTTAGCCGTTTTTGCGCTATGCGTGCTTGCGATGTTTGCCTGCAAGGACTTTGTGAGCCTAAATAACTGGCTAAAATTTGCTATCTTTGCTGCGATCTACGCCGGCGCAGCTTATGTTTTGGGATATTTTTTGTTTTTTAATGCTTACGAGCGAGGCATAGTTTGGCGTAAAATTTTAAAAAAATTTAAAAGGTTTTAA
- a CDS encoding UDP-glucose dehydrogenase family protein, whose protein sequence is MKIAVIGTGYVGLVSGACFAKMGNSVICVDVDSKKIEALKNGVVPIYEPGLADIVSECYKNGSLKFSTQIKEALEHADVLFIAVGTPMGADGQADLKYVLSVAKSIGENLSKPLIVVDKSTVPVGTGAKVHEVIEAELKKRNVEVKFEVVSNPEFLKEGAAVEDFLKPDRVVIGASSEWGFSVMRELYEPFMKNHDRLICMDVKSAEMTKYAANSMLATKISFINEIANICERVGADVNLVRKGIGSDSRIGYSFIYPGCGYGGSCFPKDVEALIYTARQNGFEPELLNAVESRNKAQKRVLFDKIYNFFGGDLKGKTIALWGLAFKPNTDDMREASSLTLIKLLDEAGAKVVAYDPKASEEAKKYMPNLDIKYAKNKYDALDNADAMVLVTEWSEFRSPDFMEIKERLKNAVIFDGRNQYNAKALAEHGFKYFQIGVKV, encoded by the coding sequence ATGAAAATAGCAGTAATTGGAACTGGATATGTTGGGCTAGTAAGTGGTGCATGCTTTGCGAAAATGGGCAACAGCGTGATCTGCGTCGATGTCGATAGCAAAAAGATCGAGGCGCTAAAAAACGGCGTCGTGCCGATATATGAGCCAGGGCTTGCTGATATCGTGAGTGAGTGCTACAAAAATGGCTCGCTTAAATTTAGCACGCAGATAAAAGAGGCGCTAGAGCATGCAGATGTGCTATTTATCGCAGTTGGCACACCTATGGGTGCTGATGGGCAGGCTGATTTAAAATATGTCCTATCAGTTGCCAAGTCAATCGGAGAAAATTTAAGCAAACCGCTAATAGTTGTCGATAAATCAACCGTTCCAGTGGGCACTGGAGCCAAGGTGCATGAGGTGATCGAGGCTGAGCTTAAAAAGAGAAATGTAGAGGTTAAATTTGAAGTCGTCTCAAATCCAGAGTTTTTAAAAGAGGGTGCGGCGGTTGAGGACTTTTTAAAGCCAGATCGCGTTGTTATCGGAGCTAGTAGCGAGTGGGGCTTTAGCGTGATGAGGGAGCTTTATGAGCCATTTATGAAAAATCACGACAGGCTCATTTGCATGGATGTAAAATCAGCCGAGATGACAAAATACGCTGCAAATTCGATGCTGGCAACCAAAATAAGCTTTATAAACGAGATAGCAAATATCTGCGAACGCGTGGGCGCTGATGTAAATTTAGTGAGAAAAGGCATCGGCAGCGACTCAAGGATCGGATATAGCTTCATCTACCCAGGCTGCGGATATGGTGGTAGCTGCTTTCCAAAAGACGTCGAGGCGCTCATCTACACAGCTAGACAAAATGGCTTTGAGCCAGAGCTTTTAAACGCGGTCGAGTCAAGAAATAAGGCTCAAAAAAGAGTTCTATTTGATAAAATTTATAACTTTTTTGGCGGCGATCTAAAGGGCAAGACGATCGCACTTTGGGGGCTTGCGTTTAAGCCAAATACCGATGATATGAGAGAGGCTAGCTCGCTAACTTTGATAAAGCTTTTAGACGAGGCTGGCGCAAAAGTGGTCGCTTACGATCCAAAAGCGAGCGAAGAAGCTAAAAAATATATGCCAAATTTAGATATAAAATACGCCAAAAATAAATATGACGCTCTTGATAACGCCGATGCTATGGTGCTTGTGACTGAGTGGAGCGAGTTTAGATCGCCTGATTTTATGGAGATCAAAGAGAGGCTAAAAAATGCTGTCATATTTGACGGACGCAACCAGTATAACGCTAAAGCTTTAGCCGAGCATGGATTTAAGTATTTTCAAATCGGAGTAAAGGTATGA
- a CDS encoding glycosyltransferase family 25 protein encodes MNEIYLISLAKDTKRRELLQQKFSSYDSFKLIDAVDGRELNAREYYKIISPSFKAYGKVLSPAEVGCSLSHVKAYEAFLASEAKFALIFEDDVIGGDEDIKEAFLAASKMPENSVLICGMQDGLEGRFSAFGKKVDTSLSKPLWQVSKHSFSSIYRAGAYVLTKKSAKNLLEIHKRALCTTDVWDYLLGVNDMQMYFCDLFSHPTDLSGSNIEGERLERGYSANLKACIKTIKFILFSRLEKLQGYERIFKRG; translated from the coding sequence ATGAATGAAATTTATTTGATCTCTTTGGCTAAAGATACCAAAAGGCGCGAGCTTTTGCAGCAGAAATTTAGCTCTTATGATAGCTTTAAGCTAATAGACGCAGTCGATGGCAGGGAGCTAAATGCAAGGGAGTACTACAAGATCATTTCGCCATCATTTAAAGCTTACGGCAAGGTTTTAAGCCCAGCAGAAGTTGGCTGCTCGCTCTCCCACGTAAAAGCCTACGAAGCGTTTTTGGCAAGCGAGGCGAAATTTGCCCTTATATTTGAAGACGACGTGATAGGGGGTGATGAGGACATAAAAGAGGCCTTTTTGGCAGCTAGCAAGATGCCTGAAAATAGCGTGCTGATATGTGGCATGCAAGATGGGCTAGAGGGCAGGTTTAGCGCCTTTGGCAAAAAGGTGGATACCAGCCTAAGCAAGCCGCTTTGGCAGGTCTCAAAGCACTCATTTTCAAGCATTTATAGAGCAGGGGCTTATGTGCTAACTAAAAAAAGTGCTAAAAATTTGCTTGAAATTCATAAGCGTGCGCTTTGTACGACCGATGTTTGGGACTATTTGCTTGGCGTTAATGATATGCAGATGTATTTTTGCGACCTTTTTTCGCATCCAACTGATCTTAGTGGCTCAAACATCGAGGGTGAACGCCTTGAGAGGGGATATAGCGCAAATTTAAAGGCCTGCATCAAGACAATTAAATTTATACTTTTCTCACGTCTTGAAAAGCTTCAAGGCTATGAGAGAATTTTTAAAAGGGGCTAA
- a CDS encoding ecotin family protein translates to MRKFLLFIAACVLPFALLAGENAPKTEENIFELPISKMPPDYFKYEVAFFKEIEIDCNFAFLLGGKLEEKEDAHGIYYEFNGGDELAQTMMLCKDGNKKRRVYYEFTKILPGVSPIRIIIPKGVSAEIRMYERVKKIEAKKKGKNK, encoded by the coding sequence ATGAGAAAATTTTTACTTTTTATCGCAGCTTGCGTGCTTCCCTTTGCACTTTTAGCAGGCGAAAACGCGCCAAAAACCGAGGAAAATATCTTTGAGCTACCTATCTCAAAGATGCCGCCTGATTATTTTAAATACGAAGTCGCATTTTTTAAAGAGATAGAAATCGACTGCAACTTCGCCTTTTTGCTCGGTGGAAAGCTCGAGGAAAAAGAAGACGCACACGGGATTTATTACGAATTTAACGGCGGGGATGAGCTAGCGCAAACGATGATGCTATGCAAGGACGGAAATAAAAAGAGGCGGGTCTATTATGAATTCACTAAAATTTTACCAGGCGTTAGCCCTATTAGAATCATAATTCCAAAAGGTGTAAGTGCGGAAATAAGAATGTATGAACGCGTAAAAAAGATAGAAGCAAAAAAGAAAGGAAAAAATAAATGA